A stretch of Citrobacter amalonaticus Y19 DNA encodes these proteins:
- a CDS encoding DUF6884 domain-containing protein, with protein MTNLIIMSCSATKGRTAAPAINLYQGVMYSTFRANVPTTWPAVVILSARHGFIDGGHIIEPYEQRMTAERAGKMIAELAAFDSNEWPSGVRSILLTGGKTYQLVMRAAIERRIKIGLLNADIIIEHTTGGIGYQRAQLGSYLRNLAHG; from the coding sequence ATGACTAACTTAATTATCATGTCCTGCTCGGCAACAAAAGGCAGGACAGCAGCCCCGGCAATAAACCTCTATCAAGGGGTTATGTATTCGACTTTTCGCGCTAACGTGCCGACAACATGGCCAGCGGTTGTCATCTTGTCAGCAAGACACGGTTTCATCGATGGTGGACATATTATCGAACCGTATGAGCAACGCATGACAGCTGAGCGAGCCGGGAAAATGATCGCCGAACTAGCTGCTTTCGACTCAAATGAATGGCCATCAGGAGTACGATCTATACTTCTGACCGGAGGGAAAACATATCAGCTGGTGATGCGAGCTGCGATTGAGCGACGTATTAAAATTGGCTTGCTTAATGCCGACATCATTATCGAACACACGACCGGTGGCATCGGCTATCAGCGGGCGCAGTTGGGGTCTTATCTGCGTAATCTGGCTCACGGCTAG
- a CDS encoding DUF6392 family protein has protein sequence MTVKLEALIRSFGKSYDELVSLGLITYKTPPTASSGEPDLNLEMAKEGLFLTFKRQGRIFQVITLAIQNGKAKNWVFPSELPFGLLPQMDVDWVHSHFSDPIYTQQPKVIMRRAFGRCEVYKLDVAGSEVAIQFDFDIAEHVDSVTFRPLSLVNALLSGTK, from the coding sequence ATGACGGTAAAATTAGAGGCGCTGATCCGCAGCTTTGGGAAGTCATATGACGAGCTGGTCTCCCTGGGGCTCATAACCTATAAAACTCCTCCGACTGCTTCTTCCGGGGAACCAGATCTAAATCTGGAGATGGCCAAAGAGGGGTTATTCCTGACCTTCAAACGTCAGGGCCGGATATTCCAGGTTATCACCCTGGCGATCCAGAATGGCAAGGCCAAAAACTGGGTTTTCCCGAGTGAGCTTCCGTTCGGTCTGTTACCGCAGATGGATGTCGACTGGGTACATTCTCACTTCAGCGATCCAATCTATACCCAGCAGCCGAAAGTGATTATGCGCCGGGCATTTGGGCGCTGCGAAGTCTACAAACTCGACGTTGCCGGTTCTGAGGTTGCGATTCAGTTCGACTTCGATATTGCTGAGCACGTAGATAGCGTTACATTCCGACCGCTTTCGCTCGTGAATGCCCTGCTGTCAGGGACGAAGTAA